From Melospiza melodia melodia isolate bMelMel2 chromosome 2, bMelMel2.pri, whole genome shotgun sequence:
ATGCATTGCATGGCCTGATTACATGAAGAGCCAGTGTACCAACTGTTAGTGCTTTTGCAGACTCATCTGGAAACACTTATCTTGGATATTTTTTCTTGAATGGACTTTAATGTTTTCTATTGTAATCTTGTGAATATtttaatacactttttttttcccattactgGTTTGCTGGATGAGTCTTAcctggctggggactgggaagggAGGGGGACTGGAATACACCACCTCTCTTCCTAGCAGTATTCTTCTTCAGTCACTGTGTGCACTTGGTGACCAACACAGCTGCAGAACTTGCCACTGGAGACCCTGGGACCAAGGACCAAGCCACAAGGACCAAGACATGCCAGTGGAActgtggcagagcagagaactgactTCATGGTGGCACAGCCTTTGAAAAAGGGGAGCTGACAGACTCGTCAGAACCTACCTTGCCTCAGTTATCTTTTCCCCTGCATGTGAATTCCTGACTCTAAGTCTGGTGCTTCAACACCCCCATCTTCTGCCTGGAGTTGTGAAGGAAGCCAAAACACCAGTGGCACAtttgtttgctgttttttttttttttcagggcagTGGTGGCTGGGAAACAAATGAAGACACGCAGCTGAAGCTGGAACAAATATCCTTATGCTACCAGGGAAGCAACAGCACCAGGATATGAAATGCAAATACTACTGTTTGCTATTGAAATATGGCAAACCCCCAGCCAGGTGGTTTTCTGACTGTGACAGGAGAGATCACTTCAGTCTGAGGCTCTGGCTGTCACCAGTACTGTGTGTGGAGTCAGATAAGGTgaggctcagcaattctttttagACAAAATCCAGCCAGTTTCTTTAAAGAGACAAGACAAACAATTCTGCCTTCATTTTAAAAGGTTGCCCTTTATTCGTGTGGAGATACTTGGTTATTTGCACTTAGAAAACATTTGCTCTTCTtcattttcctcttttattttctcagagaaaaaaacattaaaattagtGAAGCTAGGTCCCATGGGGATGGGTTTGTGCGTTGCTAGATTTGACCTGTTGGGTTAAGCATCTCTTTATTGCATTTGCTTTTGTGCTTTTAGCTCCTGATTATACCTAtaggaataaaaaagaaagagcacAGGCTAAGAATAGACTAGAACACCAGTTACAATAACAGTGCTTTCCTAGCAATCTGTTCACCAGAGGAGGTTTAAAATTACAATGGACTTGAGGGTGGAAACTCAGGATTGGATATCTTAATTCTTGTAGGAAGTCCCAAAGTAGCTAAGTTTGCTACATTTCTGGCCAGTACTGAAGCCAGAAAACTCCTAAAATTTCCTTCAAGAAACAATTTTTTTGAAAAATGCTGCTCTGCTTAAAAGCCTTTTTGATCTAGCTGGAACTGACACAGATTCGATGCTGCTCTAGCTAGACTGAAAATATTTGCAGCTTCACTCGACTTAACTGCAAAACTAACAATGTAGCAAAAACATTCTGTAACATTTCATGAATGGTTCAGTTCCTCTTGCCTGTTGCACTGACAGGCTGGCAGCATTTATAAATTCCTGGTTAATGCTTAGCTGTACTTGCACCCTTGTTAATGCATACCTCCATATTCGGAAAAGCTGGGAAGcaccagcacagccaacaaaGAAGTTCACAGCAAACAGACTCCAGTTTTTAGGGATAATCACCAGGGAGTACCTTGACCAAATAAGGCCTGTTGAAAAAAATGGTGAATTTAAAGATAATTCAAATTAAATATTCAGCTATTTCCCTAAGTTTGGAGGCAGATTCATAGGCCAGTTGAAGTAAACAAATTTCATAACTTCATGTTAGACAACTGCTTTGCTTATAACTACCTTTTTCTCAGTGAAGAGTGCCAGTGGGACATCTACAGGTATGTACTGCATTTTTCTGAAATAGCTACAGTAAGGTCAATCATGGTCTGAATATCAAAGATCCTCTGTAGTCTACAGCAGCCTAGACCTTAATTCCCTAGAAGAGTCAGGGTAATGGTATTTTGCTGTATATCCAGCTTGCTGCACTACATTGGAGATTATGCAAAACTTGTGCAAAATGCACAGGACTGCATCAGATATCAGTCTGGAGAACCCTTTGAGACAGGAAAAGCATTGCAaaaagctgcccagggaagtggtgcagaaccatccctggaggtgtttctaAGAAGTCTATTTGGGTTACTTAGAAATGCattttagtggtggacttggaagtgctgggttaatggttggactctatgatcttaaaagccttttccaacctaaatgattctaggATTACAGAATATTGTTTCTGCCAGTGTGAGAATTCTTGGCAGACAGCAGTGCAGTAGTCTATGTGCCACTGCTTCCAATTTCTTGGAACACTTGGAAATTCTTTCCATTTATGTTAGTGTAATTACCCTACCATTCTTAAATCCCTTGAAGTCTTCTTCTAAAAAAGTCACTGTATCCTGGACTGATTTCAAAATTACTTGATCTGAAGGAAAAGAGGTCACTTACTGCAATGAATGGTATCATGGTAACTTCAGGGATGACACTCATGCCTAACTCGTAGCAACTTGTGCTGAACAATGCCAAATTAAGACAGGTAGAAAACTGTTACATAATTACAGAATGCTTACTGATTTAATGACAAGTAGAGGCCTAGAATCAGCATCCAACAGCAATAGTGACAGCTAGCATGTTGAAATTAAGGATTTCTGTAGAAGTGTATTAGTAGTGATGGAAGATTCTGTGTGAAAACAGAGAGTTAAGGGTGGCTTTACCTGTGGCCATGAGAACTGCagactgtgctgtgctgagcttcTCTGCTGGTCTGGCCATGTCAGCCAGTCCAGCCCCCACCAAGCCCTGCAAAGAGAAATTCAGTGAGCACAGTCTGGGATCCTGTAACAGATGAAGGCTTTACAAGGGAGAGCTGCTTCACAGCTCCTGCATTATGCAGGAGATGGGATGCATTCTGTGAGCAATTAGACTCTGGGAGACACCATCCATTTCCAGTCCTTTGTGGTAGGAAAAAGAACACACTTATGGCAGCTACAGCTGTGTGGAATAAAATCCCAGGCACTGGCAGTTTTGTATTAATTCAAGAACAAGGTTAATTTGAACTTAGCTGCTTGAAAGCAGCTGAAAAAATCCACCCTTGTTTTCATGCAACAAGTAGAGGCTTATTTAAATAAGGGCCTTCTTTCCACAGGTCAGGCTAAGATACTGCTGGTAAACTTCACCCCATAGAGTCTTCACTCAGCTTCGTCTGAGGGGGAAAaagtgcttttttaaaaatataatttcagtgGTAGTAGAAAATGTGCAGGCAAATTGAGGAATAGCTTGGCTGATCTAGCTGACATTAGCAGCAAACACTGCTTGCTTTGTTTGTTGTGTTATTGCCCTCTGCTGGAAATAGAATTTCATGTTCCTGTTACCATTTCATGTTCCTGTAACACCAGCTCACAAAAACACCCAAAGAAACCCCTAAGTAAGATAGTCCTGACGCTTTCACCCAGGACTCCTTGGGCACAGAAGAGCTGCCTGTGTGCTCAGGCTCAGGAGGGTGTTTCCAGGGAGAACCTCTGAGGAAGGGAAGGTTAGCcatggctcctgcagctccagtccAGACAACTGACAAAGACACCAAGCTGGAGCTCAGAGCACAATGCTGCCTGTGGCCTGTAAAACCCTGGGGTTCACAATGGCAAAGTTACAAAGCAGCTGGCAGTGGTAAGAGCAGGTTACATCCTTGTTATCAGACAAGATCAAACCCTCGTGGGTTTGGAGAGCTCTTGTTTTATCTGTGCCAATGCAACACCTCAGAGAGCACAGTGAATTAGGAGGTGGCATTTGCATCACCtgggcacagacacagcccagggctgcaggcagtgggaaGCAGAACCTCACAGGAGGCAGAGAACTGGCCACAATGGCAATGTGGCTTTGTCTTTTAGGTCAAGACTACCTTGCACTCTGACATGCTTCAAGCTACGAGCCTTAGGAGTTGGCTTCCTTAAGATACTTctcaaattcctccatcttagaAGAGACACATGCTTTATGAGTTTGCATCATGCCTGCCTTGAGCAACAGCTGGTGTTTCACAAGACAAAGCCTTTGTGAAACCCAGTGAAAAGCACAATTCTTCACAAAGCATTTTCCCCACGCTGTATCCCCTTCAGTTTGTGCTGTTATTAAGGCTGATTTCCTTCCTCCCCATATATTAACAATTAGAGCCTCTAATCTTTCTGCAGGCTCAAGTATCTGCTGGGAAGCTCTTACTTGCTCAGTGTGTTGCTGCAGATTGCCCTGGGCTTGACACCCAGACACCAGCTGGCATCTTGTACTTACCCATTTCATAATAGGTGCCCAGAAAAACACTGTTTTGGGACCTGAGGGAGGATGGAGAAAAAAGAAGTTAAATTATTTAGTAAATGTGGCTGTTCTAATACGCACAGTAAGTTTAAAttggtttattttggtttctcttttttttttaataatgaattGTTTATATTTGCATTTTCTACTGCTGTACATTAGCTCTGGCACCTAATACTCATAATTCATCAACCCAATGCATCAGCCTTCAGTTGTGTAATCACTCCATACATTTCTGCAACAGCTGGATAGTATGTCCATGTTTAAGCAATTGAGGACACCAGAGGAGGCACAATGCATTTATAAATGAAGGAGTTAGGAAAAGGTCTAGGAATAgggaaaacaccccaaaaatctacCAGAAGGCAAAGGAGGATTATGGGGAAGAGGATGAAATCTCCAgaaggaagggagaaaaatccaatGGCATGGGACCTGGGGAAAAAACAACTCTTTTATGAATACATATAATTTTCAGTGGTGCTAAAATAGCCAGTGGTTGGTTAAAAGAAAGCCCTGCAAACCCACACCTACAACCATGCCAGAAATCATTAATCTGGGACTTCTGCTCCAAGCCTTAAATGAGAGACCACAATCCAAAGTACCACCCCCCCCCGTGAAACAGTCAGGACACTGTTCTAATTTTATCACAAAAAATTAATGTTTAGGGCACTGCTCAGCACTCTGATAACATGCAAGATGAAGCCAGGTTTTCACTGTAATATATTACACAGGAGTAACCAGCAGGACTTTGGTTGCCTGCTGTTTATGAGAGCTATTTCTTCACTAATAATTCAGCCTTTAAAATACTTGCACTAACTACTTGTACTTCCAGTTTTAGCCACCCTCAAGTTTAAAACTATGACTTGGGAAACAAAAACTGGCTTGGCAGCTTTGCATAAAGCCCTTTTTAACCCACCCTGCTTGTGATCAAGTTTCAAACTGCATCTAATAACTACAAGCATATTATCTTTTGTCTAATATTGTTGAATATTAGATAGCAGCAGCTTAATGTTTATCCTTTAAAGATACAAACTTCAGCTGCTGTTCTCTTAGGCACTTATTTGGTGTGTCAGTATCAGGCTGCAAATTCAGCTTGTTATAAATAAATCAGTCTTACAGAGTAACCTTAATTACTAATATTTATCTTATTCTAAAACACAAACTCAGATTTGGAGTACTAGAGGATGTGGGTATAAATTATTAAACTGACATTCCCTAAACATCTAGTAGAGTTTTCAATAAGAGTGACATTGGTTTTTATTAGTAATAGAAAAGTCAACCATTTCAAACTGCTGACTGCAGAACTAAGAAACAGCTGGAGACAGGGAAGGGACCAAGCCAAGTCTGTAATTAGGTAAGACTGTCCAACACGTCTCCTTGGAGGCACTGCAGCAAGCACCCAGCCTGGCTGAGTTCTTCCCAGCTCCTGACATCCACAGTTTTTTGAGGATGAATATGACAGCAGCACAAGAGAGCAGGGGAACACCCGAGGCTAATCTGGATATCACATGTGTGACCAGTTTACAGAAGTTATGACTTCTATGAAATATAAGAAGCCTTTGTGCTGAAAACTTGAATTTAGCCAGGCTCAGTGAACCAGAGAGGCCAAAGGGGAGGGAGCAGAAGCTCAGCCCTTGCTTTCCCACGGTAGCCTGGGGAGCTGGTGTGCCAGGCCCTCCACTGTCCTCCAGCAATGCCAGCCAAAGAAACACTTTGTAAC
This genomic window contains:
- the MPC2 gene encoding mitochondrial pyruvate carrier 2, with protein sequence MAAAAAGLRASYHRMLDRIELMLPPRFRPFYNHPAGPKTVFFWAPIMKWGLVGAGLADMARPAEKLSTAQSAVLMATGLIWSRYSLVIIPKNWSLFAVNFFVGCAGASQLFRIWRYNQELKAQKQMQ